A DNA window from Castanea sativa cultivar Marrone di Chiusa Pesio chromosome 7, ASM4071231v1 contains the following coding sequences:
- the LOC142643079 gene encoding glutamate-1-semialdehyde 2,1-aminomutase 2, chloroplastic-like, translating to MAGAVAGVGVGYGLSCSTTKLSHRHSSSSSSSSKTTRRCCVKMAVSLDEKKKNYTLQKSEEAFAAAKELMPGGVNSPVRAFKSVGGQPILMDSVKGSHMWDIDGNEYIDYVGSWGPAIIGHADDEVLAALAETMKKGTSFGAPCLLENTLAEMVISAVPSIEMVRFVNSGTEACMGVLRLARAYTGKERIIKFEGCYHGHADPFLVKAGSGVATLGLPDSPGVPKGATYETLTAPFNDISAVENLFETNKGEIAAMILEPVVGNSGFIAPKPEFLNAIRKITKENGALLIFDEVMTGFRLSYGGAQEYFGVTPDLTTLGKIIGGGLPVGAYGGRREIMEMVAPAGPMYQAGTLSGNPLAMTAGIHTLKRLQEPGSYTYLDKITGELVQGIVDAGKKAGHAMCGGYIRGMFGFFFTEGPVYNFEDAKKSDTAKFARFYRGMLEEGVYFAPSQFEAGFTSLAHTPEDIQKTIAAAEKVLQQI from the exons ATGGCTGGTGCTGTAGCCGGAGTAGGAGTGGGATATGGGCTTTCATGCTCGACAACAAAGCTTTCTCATagacattcttcttcttcttcttcttcttcaaaaacgACTCGTCGTTGCTGCGTCAAAATGGCTGTCTCGCTcgatgagaagaagaagaattacaCTCTTCAAAAGTCCGAAGAAGCTTTTGCTGCCGCCAAg GAATTGATGCCTGGAGGTGTGAACTCCCCTGTACGTGCCTTTAAATCTGTTGGTGGACAACCTATTTTGATGGATTCTGTCAAGGGCTCTCATATGTGGGACATAGATGGCAATGAGTACATCGATTATGTGGGTTCTTGGGGACCAGCAATAATTGGTCATGCAGATGATGAG GTACTTGCGGCCCTAGCTGAAACGATGAAGAAAGGAACCAGCTTTGGTGCTCCTTGTCTGCTAGAAAATACTTTGGCCGAGATGGTCATCTCGGCAGTACCAAGCATAGAAATGGTCCGGTTTGTTAATTCAGGCACAGAAGCATGCATGGGTGTGCTCCGCCTGGCCCGTGCTTACACTGGCAAGGAGAGGATTATCAAGTTTGAGGGCTGTTACCATGGCCATGCTGATCCATTCCTTGTCAAGGCAGGAAGTGGGGTTGCCACCTTAGGACTCCCTGACTCCCCTGGTGTCCCCAAAGGAGCCACTTATGAAACTCTAACTGCCCCTTTCAATGACATCTCAGCTGTGGAAAATCTCTTTGAGACCAACAAAGGAGAGATTGCTGCAATGATCCTTGAACCTGTTGTTGGGAACTCTGGTTTCATTGCTCCTAAACCTGAGTTCCTTAATGCCATACGCAAAATCACTAAAGAAAATGGTGCTCTTTTAATCTTTGATGAAGTTATGACTGGATTTCGTTTGTCTTATGGTGGAGCTCAGGAATACTTTGGCGTAACTCCTGATTTGACAACACTTGGGAAGATCATTGGTGGTGGTCTGCCTGTTGGTGCATATGGAGGAAGGAGGGAGATTATGGAAATGGTGGCACCAGCAGGACCAATGTACCAGGCTGGGACCTTGAGTGGAAACCCATTGGCAATGACAGCAGGCATACACACTCTTAAGCGATTGCAGGAGCCAGGAAGTTATACATATTTGGATAAGATCACAGGTGAACTTGTTCAAGGTATAGTTGATGCTGGGAAAAAGGCAGGGCATGCGATGTGTGGTGGGTATATACGCGGGATGTTTGGGTTTTTCTTCACAGAAGGGCCTGTTTACaactttgaggatgcaaagaaaAGTGATACTGCTAAGTTTGCAAGATTCTATAGGGGTATGCTGGAGGAAGGAGTATATTTTGCTCCTTCACAGTTCGAGGCTGGATTTACAAGCTTGGCACATACTCCTGAAGATATCCAGAAAACAATAGCAGCTGCTGAGAAGGTTTTACAGCAGATTTAG
- the LOC142644147 gene encoding uncharacterized protein LOC142644147 → MTIDRRGWRATLVGSNEAIKLELPRAWEPLDRLKPLQAGLAFLWKNDVSLEVINFTANHVLAKVTEGDGYVWYLTGFYGWPDAQQKENSWRLLKYLQTFVVGPWVVIGDFNAYLHASEKESARQSQFSQIEAFREALSSGQLNDLGFKGYPYTWSNKRPGEANTKIRLDRDIIQEAWGKAGVDRDGLGAVQEKIKACGVDLMAWGSPITNPDTIALKETQMQLDRLNEAELTEASKAEFLSLSKRMDELLQKQEIYWAQRSRINWMKHGDRNTKFFHAKASQRQRKNYINGIRNSQGIWVENLEEVVEVESDYFDNLFQEGVGDQMEACLDAVESRVIDDMQEFLSTQFTAEEVQVALFQMGPTKAPGPDAVLDFLNNGNMLPDINHTNIVLIPKVQNLERMSEFRPISLCNVIYKIISKVLANRLKQKGYISEILRVKEVDRFVNYLGLPTLIGRAKYNTFSYLKGRIWKKLQGWKGMLLSRAGKEILIKAVAQSIPKYTMSVFQIPLKLCNELDALCAKFWWGQIGNERKIHWKSWDKLSASKKEGGMGFRDLRAFNLAMLAKQGWRMVQGNDSLLYQCFKARYFPRSSFLEAKESPNCSYVWRSLMAAKPIIQSGHCWRVGNGHSINALTDRWLPNFPTHGVLNSVQENWDELMVADLINPELNIWKYENIMAIFHRDEAEAICQIPLSKRNVPDSVFWLHNSRGLFTVKSAYHVARRLLTDAYWGGSSRECAAANVWTAIWKLRLPNKIKVFAWRACHEILPTAANLTRRKVITEDKCSVCTWETESTIHALWDCVAVQDIWAGSS, encoded by the exons ATGACCATAGATCGGCGGGGGTGGAGAGCCACCCTTGTTGGGAGCAATGAGGCTATTAAGCTGGAACTgccaagggcttgggaacccttaGACAGGTTGAAGCCTTTGCAAGCTG GATTAGCCTTTTTGTGGAAGAATGATGTAAGTTTGGAGGTTATTAATTTTACTGCTAACCATGTCTTGGCTAAAGTCACGGAAGGGGATGGTTATGTATGGTATCTGACTGGTTTTTATGGGTGGCCGGATGCACAGCAGAAGGAAAATTCATGGAGACTGTTAAAATATCTACAAACTTTTGTAGTGGGTCCATGGGTGGTGATTGGAGATTTCAATGCATATTTACATGCATCAGAGAAGGAAAGTGCAAGACAGTCACAATTTTCACAGATTGAAGCCTTTAGGGAGGCTTTGAGTTCTGGTCAACTAAATGACCTTGGATTTAAGGGATATCCCTACACTTGGAGTAATAAGAGGCCTGGGGAAGCTAATACTAAGATTCGGCTTGATAGAG ATATTATTCAGGAGGCATGGGGGAAGGCAGGAGTGGATAGGGATGGTTTGGGTGCAGTACAGGAAAAAATAAAGGCTTGTGGTGTGGACCTCATGGCTTGGGGTTCTCCAATAACTAATCCGGATACTATTGCCCTTAAGGAAACTCAAATGCAGCTGGATAGGCTGAATGAGGCTGAACTCACTGAAGCTTCTAAAGctgaatttttgagtttaaGCAAAAGAATGGATGAACTTCTGCAAAAGCAAGAAATATACTGGGCCCAACGGTCTAGAATAAATTGGATGAAACATGGTGATaggaatacaaaattttttcatgCCAAGGCATCacaaagacaaaggaaaaattatataaatggCATCCGGAATTCCCAAGGGATATGGGTGGAGAATTTGGAGGAGGTGGTCGAGGTAGAATCAGATTACTTTGATAACCTTTTTCAAGAAGGAGTAGGAGATCAGATGGAAGCGTGCCTGGATGCTGTGGAAAGTAGGGTGATTGATGACATGCAGGAATTTCTGTCAACTCAATTTACTGCTGAAGAAGTACAGGTGGCCCTATTTCAAATGGGACCAACTAAAGCTCCAGGACCTGATG ctgttttggattttttaaataatggtaacatgctCCCTGATATTAATCATACAAATATTGTGCTTATTCCTAAAGTACAAAATCTGGAGAGAATGTCTGAGTTTAGACCTATAAGtttgtgtaatgttatttacaaaattatttccaaGGTATTGGCAAACAGGTTGAAACAG AAAGGCTATATTTCGGAGATTTTGAGAGTAAAGGAGGTTGATCGGTTTGTAAATTATCTTGGCCTACCAACTCTGATTGGCCGGGCAAAGTATAACACCTTCTCATACTTGAAGGGCAGAATTTGGAAGAAGCTCCAAGGATGGAAGGGCATGTTGTTGTCTAGGGCTGGTAAGGAAATCCTCATCAAGGCTGTGGCACAGTCCATACCCAAATATACTATGAGTGTATTTCAAATCCCTCTGAAATTGTGCAATGAATTGGATGCGTTGTGTgcaaaattttggtggggtcaaatTGGCAACGAGCGGAAAATACATTGGAAAAGTTGGGATAAGCTATCGGCGTCAAAGAAAGAGGGTGGAATGGGGTTTCGAGATTTGAGAGCCTTTAATTTGGCTATGCTGGCAAAACAAGGTTGGAGGATGGTTCAAGGTAATGATTCGTTACTTTATCAATGCTTTAAGGCACGGTATTTTCCGAGATCATCATTCCTAGAGGCAAAAGAATCCCCTAATTGCTCATATGTGTGGAGGAGCTTGATGGCAGCAAAACCAATTATTCAATCCGGCCACTGTTGGAGGGTTGGTAATGGACACTCAATCAATGCATTGACGGACAGGTGGCTGCCGAATTTCCCAACACACGGGGTTCTTAATTCAGTTCAGGAAAATTGGGATGAGTTGATGGTGGCAGACTTGATTAATCCGGAGCTGAACATATGGAAATATGAGAATATTATGGCTATTTTTCATAGGGATGAAGCTGAAGCGATCTGCCAAATTCCATTGAGTAAAAGAAATGTTCCGGACTCTGTTTTTTGGCTGCATAACTCACGGGGTCTGTTCACTGTGAAGTCTGCATATCATGTGGCTAGGAGGCTCTTAACTGATGCGTATTGGGGTGGATCATCGAGGGAATGTGCTGCAGCAAATGTCTGGACTGCAATATGGAAGCTTCGGctcccaaacaaaataaaagtctTCGCCTGGAGAGCTTGTCACGAGATCCTCCCAACTGCAGCGAATCTGACCAGAAGAAAGGTGATTACTGAGGATAAATGTTCGGTCTGTACATGGGAAACGGAGTCCACCATTCATGCTCTTTGGGATTGTGTGGCAGTCCAGGATATTTGGGCTGGAAGTTCttga